From the genome of Nicotiana sylvestris chromosome 2, ASM39365v2, whole genome shotgun sequence, one region includes:
- the LOC104248870 gene encoding HMG1/2-like protein → MKGGKSKAGADSKLGVRKKATETKKAKKAAKDPNKPKRPPSAFFVFMEEFRKTYKEKHPNNKSVAAVGKAGGDAWKKLSDAEKAPYQAKADKRKAEYQKNMDAYNRKQAGEAEDEESDKSKSEVHDDDEDDDGSEEEEDDD, encoded by the exons ATGAAAGGAGGTAAATCTAAGGCTGGAGCTGATTCCAA GCTTGGAGTAAGGAAGAAGGCTACGGAGACGAAGAAAGCGAAGAAAGCCGCGAAGGATCCAAACAAGCCTAAGAGGCCTCCAAGTGCCTTCTTCGTTTTCAT GGAGGAGTTCAGGAAGACGTACAAGGAAAAGCACCCAAACAACAAATCTGTTGCCGCT GTTGGTAAAGCTGGAGGAGACGCGTGGAAAAAATTGTCAGATGCT GAGAAGGCACCTTACCAGGCAAAGGCTGATAAAAGAAAGGCTGAATACCAAAAGAACATGGATGCCTATAACAGAAAACAG GCTGGTGAGGCTGAGGATGAGGAATCAGACAAGTCCAAGTCTGAGGTTCATGACGACGACGAGGACGATGATGGAAGCGAAGAG GAGGAGGATGATGATTAA